The region AGCAAAAGATCGGTGGAGCTTGTAGGATTTCCAGACGTGAAGCCCGCCGAGCCCCGCTCTCCGCCGAGTTGGTCGTTCGGCCGCGGCCTTGTTGGTTACCACCAAGCGATTCGCGAATCGAGGGCCAGATGACCGTACAGGATCTCGAAACCCTGTTCGACTATGGCTACTGGGCGAACGGCAAACTCTTCGAGGTGGTCTCGCGGCTGACGCCCGAGCAGTTCACGCGAACGGTGGACGGGAGTCACGGTTCGGTCCGAAACACCCTGGTTCACGTGCTGAGCGCGGAATGGGTCTGGCTCGGTCGCGTCGGTGGTCAGGAACGTGGCGCGACCCTCAACCCGGCCGACTTCCCGACCGCCGAATCGATCGCCGCCACCTGGAAGGCGGTCGAGACGCACCTGCGCGAGTTCTTATCGACGCTACAAGATCAAGACCTGGCCCGCGACATCGAATTC is a window of Fimbriiglobus ruber DNA encoding:
- a CDS encoding DinB family protein — its product is MTVQDLETLFDYGYWANGKLFEVVSRLTPEQFTRTVDGSHGSVRNTLVHVLSAEWVWLGRVGGQERGATLNPADFPTAESIAATWKAVETHLREFLSTLQDQDLARDIEFVIGGTKKLSMPVGELLQQAANHGVHHRGQVSLLLRLLGYSPENFDILLYFAERHRLRAS